Proteins co-encoded in one Tautonia rosea genomic window:
- a CDS encoding glycosyltransferase — MEAGPHIPTIASRLGQPSRKVRAALVHDWLTGMRGGEKCLEILCRAFPDAPLFTLIHDRGQMSPAIEAMTIRTSPLQRIPGVLRHYRHLLPVMPMAARSWQPEGVDVVISLSHCVAKSVRVPPGVPHLCYCFTPMRYAWDGRAAYLDGWTGKPVRKALAGAALDRLRAWDRATARGVTQFVAISETVRQRIARCYGRDSRVIPPPVDTNFYTPDPTTPRDGPYLCVSALVPYKKLDHAVAACSATGRPLVVIGSGPERARLESLAGPSVRFLGWQSDEVIRDHYQRCRALLFPGEEDFGIVPAEALACGAPVIALNRGGVAETVDHRVGWLYDEPGTRPLSQAIEAFETAGRPHDSLLARRKAEALAPDVFRDRIMTLIDEILATPSTIPVPHVSIRPRSRRDRQRQSDPIAG; from the coding sequence ATGGAGGCGGGCCCGCACATTCCAACGATAGCCTCACGGCTCGGGCAACCATCGCGGAAGGTCCGCGCGGCCCTCGTCCACGACTGGCTGACCGGCATGAGGGGCGGTGAGAAGTGTCTGGAGATCCTTTGCCGGGCTTTCCCTGACGCCCCGCTGTTCACCCTCATCCACGATCGCGGCCAGATGAGCCCGGCGATCGAGGCCATGACCATCCGCACGTCTCCCTTGCAGCGAATCCCGGGGGTGTTGCGGCATTATCGCCATCTCCTCCCCGTGATGCCGATGGCTGCGCGATCGTGGCAGCCCGAGGGGGTGGACGTGGTCATCAGCCTCAGCCATTGCGTGGCGAAGTCGGTTCGGGTCCCTCCCGGAGTGCCGCACCTCTGCTACTGCTTCACCCCCATGCGCTACGCCTGGGACGGCCGAGCGGCCTACCTTGACGGCTGGACCGGCAAGCCGGTCCGCAAGGCGCTCGCCGGGGCGGCCCTCGACCGCCTTCGTGCCTGGGACCGGGCCACCGCCCGCGGTGTCACCCAGTTTGTCGCCATCTCCGAAACCGTTCGCCAACGAATCGCCCGCTGCTACGGACGAGACAGCCGGGTGATCCCCCCTCCCGTCGATACCAACTTCTACACCCCCGACCCAACCACCCCGCGCGACGGCCCGTATCTCTGCGTCTCAGCCCTGGTGCCGTACAAGAAGCTCGATCACGCCGTGGCCGCTTGCTCGGCGACGGGTCGGCCGCTGGTCGTGATCGGCTCCGGCCCCGAACGCGCTCGCCTGGAATCACTGGCCGGGCCTTCGGTCCGGTTCCTCGGCTGGCAATCCGATGAGGTCATCCGAGACCACTACCAACGCTGCCGCGCCTTGCTCTTTCCCGGCGAGGAAGACTTCGGCATCGTCCCGGCCGAGGCCCTCGCCTGTGGTGCCCCGGTCATCGCCCTGAATCGCGGCGGCGTGGCCGAAACGGTCGATCACCGCGTCGGCTGGCTTTACGACGAGCCGGGCACCAGACCGCTTTCACAAGCCATTGAGGCCTTCGAGACCGCCGGACGACCGCACGACTCCCTCCTTGCCCGCCGCAAGGCCGAGGCCCTCGCACCCGACGTCTTCCGCGATCGGATCATGACCCTGATCGACGAGATCCTCGCCACTCCGTCAACGATCCCCGTTCCTCATGTGTCGATCCGTCCCCGATCACGACGCGATCGCCAGCGGCAGTCCGATCCGATCGCCGGATGA
- a CDS encoding FKBP-type peptidyl-prolyl cis-trans isomerase, with amino-acid sequence MTTPLRRWSLWAIAAAMVAPAGCGQPPPMVPMTPAGVGGDPLAVNFEDDQYKAKALGETPASRESTVATSIPEPDDMPRIVREPTEPGEEVELENGLRYTTLKAGDPEGPMAELGRSVSVFYRGTLADGTEFDSNMGRQPVDFPLNPGSLIQGWIDGIPGMRVGERRRLVIPAKLGYGDRGSPPKIPPGAELTFEVELVGVR; translated from the coding sequence ATGACGACACCCCTTCGACGATGGTCGCTGTGGGCCATCGCCGCGGCGATGGTCGCCCCGGCCGGTTGTGGCCAGCCGCCCCCGATGGTCCCGATGACTCCTGCAGGAGTTGGAGGCGATCCGCTGGCGGTCAACTTCGAAGACGATCAGTACAAGGCCAAGGCCCTCGGTGAAACTCCGGCGTCTCGGGAAAGCACGGTCGCCACCTCGATTCCCGAGCCTGACGACATGCCCCGGATCGTCCGCGAGCCGACCGAGCCCGGCGAGGAAGTCGAACTCGAAAACGGCCTGCGATACACCACGCTCAAGGCCGGTGACCCCGAAGGCCCGATGGCCGAGCTGGGTCGCTCGGTCTCCGTCTTCTACCGGGGTACGCTGGCCGACGGCACCGAGTTCGACTCGAACATGGGCCGGCAGCCCGTCGACTTCCCGCTCAATCCGGGAAGCCTGATTCAGGGCTGGATCGATGGCATCCCCGGCATGAGGGTCGGTGAACGCCGTCGCCTGGTCATCCCTGCAAAACTCGGTTACGGCGATCGCGGCTCCCCTCCCAAGATCCCCCCCGGTGCCGAACTGACCTTCGAGGTCGAACTGGTCGGAGTTCGCTGA
- the surE gene encoding 5'/3'-nucleotidase SurE — MDHARTVSKRRATPAHLVLTNDDGIDAPGLEALRLAAEPLGEIQVVAPADVWSSKGHAVTAGGEPIRVERRGQNRIAVGGTPADCVRLALHHLAPGPSWVLAGINRGGNLGADVHHSGTVAAAREAVLHGFPAIAVSHYIRRDRPLDWNRAASWTQQVLELLMNRPWSPGTLWNVNLPHPTPDEPDPDIVFCPIDPSPLPLGFAIEGDEATYNGDYHGRSRVAGADVEICFGGRIAVCCVRILADPAEIIATPTEVIALHTAHRPGASGPR; from the coding sequence ATGGATCACGCCAGAACCGTTTCCAAACGACGTGCCACGCCTGCTCATCTCGTCCTGACCAACGACGACGGGATCGACGCTCCGGGCCTCGAAGCCTTGCGGCTGGCCGCCGAGCCGCTTGGCGAGATCCAGGTGGTGGCTCCGGCCGATGTCTGGTCAAGCAAAGGCCATGCCGTCACCGCCGGCGGCGAACCGATTCGGGTCGAGCGCCGCGGCCAAAACCGCATTGCCGTCGGAGGCACCCCGGCCGACTGTGTTCGCCTGGCCCTGCACCACCTGGCCCCGGGACCGTCCTGGGTGCTGGCCGGGATCAATCGGGGAGGGAATCTCGGGGCCGACGTCCATCACTCCGGCACGGTCGCGGCGGCCCGCGAGGCAGTCCTGCACGGGTTCCCGGCCATTGCCGTCTCTCATTACATCCGGCGCGATCGGCCGCTCGACTGGAATCGCGCGGCCTCCTGGACCCAACAGGTGCTCGAACTGCTCATGAATCGCCCGTGGAGCCCCGGAACCCTCTGGAACGTTAACCTTCCGCATCCGACCCCCGACGAGCCCGACCCCGACATCGTCTTCTGCCCAATCGATCCGTCGCCGTTGCCGCTCGGGTTCGCCATCGAGGGAGACGAAGCGACGTATAATGGCGATTATCACGGCCGATCACGGGTTGCCGGGGCTGATGTCGAGATCTGCTTCGGCGGTCGGATTGCCGTCTGCTGTGTTCGCATTTTGGCCGACCCGGCCGAGATCATTGCCACACCGACCGAGGTCATCGCGCTGCACACCGCCCACCGACCCGGCGCATCGGGGCCTCGCTGA
- a CDS encoding type II toxin-antitoxin system prevent-host-death family antitoxin yields MAGQKKADSPVRIIGSRELHQNLPSILNELQHPDVRYVLTVHGRPRAVLVGAEPFLQMLGDRSHPSETLVGLQLSALLGNEVGTIALEDIQKAIDESNPSTNNHHPKKP; encoded by the coding sequence ATGGCAGGCCAGAAGAAGGCCGATTCCCCCGTCCGTATCATCGGCAGTCGGGAATTGCACCAGAATCTGCCGTCCATTCTCAATGAACTTCAGCATCCCGACGTGCGCTACGTCTTGACGGTCCACGGACGGCCGAGAGCCGTGCTGGTCGGTGCTGAACCGTTCTTGCAAATGCTCGGCGATCGTTCTCATCCGAGCGAAACGCTGGTCGGCCTGCAACTTAGCGCCTTGCTGGGCAACGAGGTCGGCACGATCGCCTTGGAAGACATCCAGAAGGCCATCGACGAGTCGAACCCGAGCACCAACAACCACCACCCGAAGAAACCCTGA
- a CDS encoding TolC family protein yields the protein MRLTRFGNRYVRAAVAVAWLALAGCQRIPYIDQTKQVPHDPISAVADEDHAIQQASFLSDLPVQLPDIVPPRTPDNAEAMEPWPMTLEEAIQLGMDNSEVIRVISLGAQGIPVEGFAPTPLNTQAGAALGAGTLATIYDPAIQETQIARALSVFDGQLSTRFFYESRDFLVNNSIQAGFFDPDTNVFALVRQRGAPQGIPSFEAALSKRTATGATFRVSNQVDYTFGNSPIQTFPSTYGARTTLQFSQPLLGGTDQTGPSGLEANRAPIVISRLNADASVWRFKAEVMAMVRSVEQQYWALSQQQVQYWSRQQAVRLGEAIYEREVVKREVGTGSEPDVAEAEEQLRQFQLELVQATADLITTERQFRELLGLPPYDGRRIVPVTDWTTARVQPDWESSLAQLISYQPDIVQQQLLVRVAELQLLLARNQLLPALNLDMLYQFNGLGEDLDDAFAVMTGRSVLAIDPIIAQQQAAAGVNPAPSFLNNFQTWQVGLTFSMPIGFRGPLAETRQAQYALLRQRAFLQQTVHQSVHALARFFVEVDANYKLLKYAGQLREAAERRLKAQEAFFEAGTINIDRYLDAVNRWSNAVAIEARYKTSYNTAIAALEEAKGTLLAYNNIAVAEGPQPPKAYVQAIDQQKAHRRIPIEPDGPVAPKPVVAPPIQDPLPPMSTPGSTPPEPSPFFPAPYGTFGPPAMPVGPTTPVGDPVPLSSTTPGPGSGSGSSLGTPPMPSLASGTAPTQSRASTPAATPGRVDPAVTRTSGELTPASRSVPISETAPVTNPASLPPLPSRSLPMAKPLPALPPSEPIRETLPIDLPPLPPGG from the coding sequence ATGCGATTGACCCGATTCGGTAACCGGTACGTGCGAGCGGCAGTAGCCGTGGCATGGTTGGCCTTGGCCGGTTGCCAGAGGATCCCCTACATCGACCAGACGAAGCAGGTCCCGCACGACCCGATTTCCGCCGTGGCCGATGAAGATCACGCCATTCAGCAGGCGTCCTTCCTGAGTGATTTGCCCGTTCAGTTGCCCGACATCGTGCCCCCGCGCACTCCGGACAACGCCGAGGCGATGGAACCCTGGCCGATGACGCTCGAAGAGGCCATCCAGCTCGGGATGGATAACTCGGAGGTCATCCGCGTCATCTCCCTCGGTGCCCAGGGGATTCCGGTGGAGGGGTTCGCCCCGACCCCCCTGAACACCCAGGCTGGTGCGGCGCTGGGTGCCGGAACGTTGGCGACGATTTATGACCCGGCGATCCAGGAAACGCAGATCGCTCGGGCGTTGTCGGTCTTCGATGGTCAGCTCTCGACTCGGTTCTTCTACGAGAGCCGAGACTTCCTGGTCAACAACTCCATTCAGGCCGGTTTCTTCGACCCGGATACGAACGTGTTCGCCCTTGTCCGGCAGCGGGGAGCCCCCCAGGGGATTCCCAGCTTCGAGGCGGCCTTGTCGAAGCGAACGGCCACGGGTGCCACGTTCCGGGTGTCGAACCAGGTGGATTACACCTTCGGCAACTCGCCGATTCAGACCTTCCCGTCGACCTACGGCGCCCGAACCACGCTGCAATTCAGCCAGCCGTTGCTCGGCGGTACGGATCAGACCGGGCCGAGCGGCCTGGAAGCCAACCGGGCGCCGATTGTGATCTCTCGATTGAACGCCGACGCCTCGGTCTGGCGGTTCAAGGCCGAGGTGATGGCGATGGTTCGGTCGGTCGAGCAGCAATACTGGGCTCTCTCGCAACAGCAGGTCCAATACTGGAGCCGTCAGCAGGCGGTTCGGCTCGGCGAGGCGATTTACGAGCGGGAAGTGGTGAAGCGCGAGGTCGGCACCGGATCGGAGCCGGACGTGGCCGAGGCGGAGGAACAGCTCCGCCAGTTCCAGCTCGAACTGGTGCAGGCGACCGCTGACCTGATCACCACCGAGCGACAGTTCCGCGAGCTGCTCGGCCTGCCCCCGTACGACGGCCGCCGGATCGTGCCGGTCACCGACTGGACGACCGCCCGAGTGCAGCCGGACTGGGAGAGCAGCCTGGCGCAGTTGATCAGCTATCAGCCGGACATTGTGCAGCAACAGCTTCTGGTGCGGGTTGCCGAACTCCAATTACTGCTTGCCCGCAACCAGCTCTTGCCCGCCTTGAACCTGGACATGCTTTACCAGTTCAACGGGCTCGGTGAGGATCTGGACGACGCCTTCGCGGTCATGACTGGCCGATCGGTGCTGGCGATCGACCCGATCATTGCCCAGCAACAGGCAGCGGCGGGGGTGAATCCGGCTCCCTCGTTCCTCAATAACTTCCAGACCTGGCAGGTCGGCCTGACCTTCTCGATGCCGATCGGCTTCCGGGGCCCATTGGCCGAAACAAGGCAAGCGCAGTATGCCCTGCTCCGTCAGCGAGCGTTTCTCCAGCAGACAGTCCACCAGTCGGTCCATGCTCTGGCGCGGTTCTTCGTCGAGGTGGACGCGAACTACAAGCTGTTGAAGTACGCCGGGCAACTTCGCGAAGCGGCGGAGCGTCGCTTGAAGGCTCAGGAAGCGTTCTTCGAGGCCGGGACGATCAACATCGACCGCTACCTCGACGCGGTCAACCGCTGGTCGAACGCCGTGGCGATCGAGGCCCGGTACAAGACGAGTTACAACACGGCGATCGCCGCGCTAGAAGAAGCCAAGGGGACCCTCCTCGCGTACAACAATATTGCCGTGGCCGAAGGACCGCAGCCGCCGAAGGCGTATGTGCAGGCGATCGACCAGCAGAAGGCTCACCGTCGCATTCCGATCGAGCCCGATGGCCCAGTCGCGCCGAAGCCGGTGGTCGCCCCACCGATCCAGGATCCCTTGCCGCCGATGTCGACCCCCGGCTCGACGCCTCCAGAACCGAGCCCGTTCTTCCCGGCTCCCTATGGGACCTTCGGCCCGCCTGCCATGCCCGTCGGCCCAACGACTCCGGTGGGCGATCCGGTCCCCCTCTCCTCGACGACTCCGGGGCCCGGCTCCGGGTCGGGGTCGAGCCTCGGAACGCCGCCGATGCCGAGCCTGGCCTCGGGAACTGCTCCAACGCAGAGCCGGGCCTCTACGCCCGCGGCGACTCCGGGGCGGGTCGATCCGGCGGTGACCCGGACCTCGGGCGAGTTGACCCCAGCCAGCCGATCGGTCCCGATTTCCGAGACCGCTCCGGTGACGAATCCTGCCTCGCTCCCTCCCCTGCCCTCGCGATCCCTCCCGATGGCCAAGCCCTTACCGGCCTTGCCGCCGAGCGAGCCGATCCGAGAAACCTTGCCGATTGACCTGCCACCCCTGCCCCCGGGCGGGTGA